A single Kryptolebias marmoratus isolate JLee-2015 linkage group LG7, ASM164957v2, whole genome shotgun sequence DNA region contains:
- the LOC112450092 gene encoding Fc receptor-like protein 5 encodes MAFIPLCLVLSALRISPDRSQFFRYDSITLSCNSSDWTVKRTVKGRTEECQPPWATRSGSSCRIANIYPADAGVYWCESQRGECSNKINISVTSHSVILESPPHAVLEGDNVTLRCSYKEEDDDESTSEFQAHFYKDGAFIGTETTGTKTLKSVSKSDEGFYKCQHPSDRESPQSWLAVRAREETKVSPTPRPPLVPWTRVICGSLLFIFYNFILILCIYTYRKWARARAEAVGGNRRR; translated from the exons ATGGCGTTCATCCCACTGTGCCTCGTCCTCT CCGCTCTGAGGATCAGTCCAGACCGGTCCCAGTTCTTCAGATACGACAGCATCACTCTCAGCTGCAACTCCAGCGACTGGACGGTGAAGAGGACCGTTAAAGGCAGAACGGAGGAATGTCAGCCCCCCTGGGCAACCCGGAGCGGCTCCTCCTGCAGGATTGCAAATATTTACCCAGCAGATGCCGGGGTGTACTGGTGTGAGTCTCAGAGAGGGGAGTGCAGCAACAAGATCAACATCTCTGTAACCT CTCACAGTGTGATCCTGGAGAGTCCTCCTCATGCTGTTCTGGAGGGAGATAACGTGACGCTTCGTTGCTCCTACAAAGAAGAAGACGATGATGAATCCACGTCAGAGTTCCAGGCTCACTTCTACAAAGACGGCGCTTTCATCGGGACAGAGACAACAGGGACGAAGACTCTAAAATCTGTGTCCAAGTCTGACGAAGGCTTCTACAAGTGTCAGCATCCTTCTGACAGAGAGTCACCGCAGAGCTGGCTGGCAGTGAGAG ccAGAGAAGAAACCAAGGTTTCCCCGACGCCTCGTCCTCCGCTCGTACCCTGGACCAGAGTCATCTGTGGCAGcctgcttttcattttctacAACTTTATCCTCATCTTGTGTATTTACACGTACAGAAAGTGGGCCAGAG CTCGAGCCGAAGCTGTTGGAGGGAACAGaagacgatga
- the LOC108249742 gene encoding myelin-oligodendrocyte glycoprotein-like, protein MSVQRTELQKVLHASSFWTLIFCLFWTLVQGRYHLIGSSEPIIAAPGDDVILPCRVDPDWDAVEKTVEWSKPDLEVDPSDRQKGVEYVFLYRSQRENRHMMMAAYIERTSLSSEGMKHGDVSLRIRNVTLKDSGRFRCFIPTLRTDAEVRLVVDPDFVSSTASETPVFNRDLIHPEPQNETDVSGRRSRHHIFIVVVILLFFICLSAAFACNMKKFPACDPESGDGSTAWPPCSKAERYEEEISAGSTLLQLPVSSEIQTNNLDAMRPHG, encoded by the exons ATGTCGGTTCAGAGAACAGAGCTCCAGAAAGTTCTCCACGCTTCTTCGTTTTGGACTCTaatcttctgtttgttctggaCGCTTGTTCAAG GTCGGTACCACCTGATTGGTTCCTCTGAGCCAATCATCGCAGCTCCTGGTGATGATGTCATCCTGCCGTGCCGCGTGGACCCTGATTGGGACGCAGTGGAGAAGACGGTGGAGTGGTCCAAACCGGACCTAGAGGTGGACCCTTCAGACAGGCAGAAGGGCGTGGAGTACGTCTTCCTGTACCGGTCTCAGAGAGAGAACCGGCACATGATGATGGCAGCCTACATCGAGAGGACGTCCCTGTCCTCTGAGGGAATGAAGCACGGAGACGTGTCCCTGAGGATCAGGAACGTGACGCTCAAAGACAGCGGCAGGTTCAGATGTTTCATCCCGACCCTGAGGACGGACGCAGAAGTTCGGCTGGTTGTCG accCGGACTTTGTCAGCAGCACAGCGTCTGAAACACCGGTGTTTAACAGAGATCTGATCCATCCAGAACCGCAGAACGAGACGGACG ttTCAGGTCGTCGGTCCAGACATCACATCTTCATCGTTGTGgtcatcctcctcttcttcatctgtCTGAGTGCAGCGTTTGCCTGCAACATGAAAAAA TTTCCAGCTTGTGATCCTGAATCAGGCGACGGTTCCACAGCCTGGCCGCCTTGCTCAAAGGCAGAACGTTATGAAGAGGAGATCTCTGCAGGATCGACtctcctgcagcttcctgtcagcTCAGAGATTCAAACCAACAACCTGGACGCCATGAGACCACATGGGTGA